One Mycolicibacterium doricum genomic window, CGAAGGCCGACACTGCCACACCGATCGACCGCTCCGGCGGATACACGGCCAGTTCCGGGATCACGTTCACACAATCGTCAGCGGCGACGGAGGCGCCGCCGGTCGGCCCGAAGGACCGCATCGACACCAGCGGTCTGCCGGCGGTCGGCGACGACGCGACGATTCCGCGGGATGCGCCCAAGCGCCCGATCGCCGACGTGCGCCTGCCGGAGCCGCCCACCGAGACGGTCCCGCCGCGGGCACCGGAGAAGCCGGCGCCCGAACCGGAGCCGACACCCGAGCCAGCGTCCGAACCGGAGCCGACGCCCGAACCGGAGGCGTCCGCCGAGGTCATCGCCCCCACCGACGGGCGCCTCGATCGACTCCGAGGCCGGCTGGCGAAGTCGCAGAACGCGCTGGGCCGCAGCATGCTCGGCTTGCTCGGCGGTGGCGACCTCGACGAGGAGTCCTGGGAGGAGATCGAGGACACCCTGCTCATCGCCGACCTCGGTCCGGTCGTGACCGAGTCGGTGGTCGGTGCACTGCGCACCCGGATGGCCAGTGAGGCGGTGCGCACCGAGGCCGACGCCCGAGCGGTGCTGCGTGACGTATTGGTCTCCGAACTGCACCCCGAGATGGATCGCTCGATCCGCGCGCTGCCGCACGCCGACAAACCGTCGGTGCTGCTTGTCGTCGGCGTCAACGGCACCGGCAAGACGACCACGGTCGGCAAACTCGCGCGCGTCCTGGTCGCCGACGGACGCCGCGTCGTCCTCGGCGCCGCCGACACCTTCCGTGCCGCGGCGGCCGATCAGTTGCAGACATGGGCCTCGCGGGTCGGCGCCGAGGTGGTACGCGGACCGGAGGGCGCCGACCCCGCGTCGGTGGCCTTCGATGCGGTCTCCAAGGGCATCGCCAACGGCGCCGACGTCGTCGCCATCGACACCGCCGGGCGGTTGCACACCAAGACCGGCCTCATGGACGAACTGGGCAAGGTCAAACGGGTGGTCGAGAAGCGGGCCGCCGTGGACGAGGTCCTGCTGGTGCTCGACGCGACGATCGGCCAGAACAGCCTGCCGCAGGCGCGGGTCTTCGCCGAGGTGGTGAAGATCACCGGGGTGGTGCTGACCAAACTCGACGGCACCGCCAAGGGCGGCATCGTCTTCCGCGTACAGGAGGAGCTCGGCGTCCCGGTCAAGCTCGTCGGCCTCGGGGAGGGGCCCGACGATCTCGCGCCGTTCGAGCCCGGCGCATTCGTCGACGCACTGCTCGGCTGACCGTCCGATGGGCGGGCGAATCGGCCCGGCTGTGCCCGAAACATGAGCGTAACCAGGTATGCCATTGCGTTCACATTGCCGAAACGCCCACGCATCACTGGCGAAACGCGCGCAAAAGAGTCTTCTCGGGAGGCCGATCCGTCGGCGCACTTCCCAAGGAGGTTCACACAAAGTGGTCTTAGCCTTACCCGACGAAGCGTTCGCCGCCTTCGACAGCGGCGACACCGCCTGGGTGCTGGTCAGCGCCGCCCTGGTGCTGTTGATGACACCCGCGCTCGCGTTCTTCTACGGCGGCCTGTCGCGCCAGAAGTCCGTCCTCAACATGATGATGATGTCCTTCGGGGCGCTGGGCGTCGTGAGTGTGATCTACGTGCTCTGGGGTTACTCGATGTCGTTCTCGTCGGCGCACACCGGTGAGAGCGACATCTTGGGCATCTTCGACAATCCGTTCTCCCTGTTCGGGTTGAGCCCGCTGCTGGAGTCGCGGGAGATCGGTGGTGAGGAGCTGTACCCGATCGGTGGGTTCGGATCGGTTCCGGCGATCGTCTGGGTCGCCTTCCAGTTGACCTTCGCCGTGATCACCGTAGCGCTGATCAGCGGTGCGGTGGCCGAGCGGATGAAGTTCGCGACCTGGCTGACGTTCGGCGGAATCTGGGCCACCCTGGTGTACTTTCCGCTGGCGCACATGGTTTGGGGTGGCGGGCTGCTCTCCGGCGCGGAGAATGGCTTCGCCTCGTGGCTGTTCGGCTACAACGCCGAAGAAGGAGCGGCCAACACCGCGCCGATCGACTTCGCCGGTGGCACGGTGGTCCACATCAACGCCGGTATGGCTGCCCTGGTGCTGGCCCTGCTGGTCGGTAAGCGCGTCGGATTCGGCAGCACCGCGTTCCGCCCGCACAACATCCCGTTCGTGATGCTCGGTGCCGCGTTGCTGTGGTTCGGCTGGTTCGGGTTCAATGCCGGATCCGAAGGCGCCGCCGATGTGCTTGCCGGTCTGGTCTGGGTGAACACGACCGCCGCCACCGCCGCCGCGATGCTGGCGTGGCTCGCAGTCGAACGGATTCGTGATGGCCACGCCACCGGCGTCGGCGCCGCCTCGGGCATCGTCACCGGCCTGGTCGCGATCACCCCGGCCTGCGGTTCGCTGTCCCCGATCGGATCGCTGATCCTCGGCGCCGTTGCGGGTGTCCTGTCGGCTCTGGCCATCGGCCTGAAGTACAAGTTCGGCTACGACGATTCACTCGACGTGGTCGGTGTGCACCTGGTCGCGGGCCTGTGGGGCACCGTGGGCGTCGGCTTCCTGGCCACCGAGACCGGGCTGTTCTACGGCGGTGGGATCCAGCAGCTTGTGGTGCAGGTCGTGATAGCTCTGGTAGCAGTGGTCTTTACGGGAGTGATGACTGCGATCATCGCTTTCATCGTCAAACCGCTGGGTTGGCGTATCACACGGGAAGACGAGGACACCGGTATCGATGAGACCGAGCACGCGGAAACAGCTTATGAACTCGTCTGATCGGCAACAATTTTCTTGGAAGGGACCGACGAAATGAAGCTGATCACTGCGATCGTCAAGCCGTTCACGCTCGAAGACGTCAAGACCGGGCTCGAGCAGACCGGCATCCTGGGGATGACTGTCAGCGAGGTCCAGGGTTACGGCCGCCAGAAGGGTCACACCGAGGTGTACCGCGGCGCCGAGTACTCCGTGGATTTCGTGCCGAAGGTGCGGGTCGAGGTGATCGTCGACGACTCCGCCGTCGACAAGGTCGTGGACGTCATCGTGCAGGCGGCCCGCACCGGCAAGATCGGTGACGGGAAGGTCTGGGTGAGCCCCGTCGACACCGTTGTGCGGGTGCGCACCGGCGAACGGGGGGCGGACGCCCTCTGATCGAGGAGGGGATCGTCTCCCGGGGCAACACAGTAGGCGTTTCACCGGTCCGGGGAAAGCTTCCGATATGACACGGCCAGGCAGACAACCGGATCCCGCCGCCGGCGCCCCGAGATGGACGGCACCGGCGGCGGGTTCCCTGCGGCCCGCCACCGATCTGGTCAAGGCATCGCAGCAGCTGTTGAACGGCGGGTCGCGTCCACTCGACAGCGCGGCGTTGCGCGACGCGCTGCTCGATCTGCACGAATTCTGGCTCGGCACAAAGGCGAACGAGATCGGGATCACCGCGACCAGTGGGTTCTCGATC contains:
- the ftsY gene encoding signal recognition particle-docking protein FtsY; amino-acid sequence: MTLDLSLAVWIAIAVIAVLLVVALVVGLIRYRHRRIRLSKADTATPIDRSGGYTASSGITFTQSSAATEAPPVGPKDRIDTSGLPAVGDDATIPRDAPKRPIADVRLPEPPTETVPPRAPEKPAPEPEPTPEPASEPEPTPEPEASAEVIAPTDGRLDRLRGRLAKSQNALGRSMLGLLGGGDLDEESWEEIEDTLLIADLGPVVTESVVGALRTRMASEAVRTEADARAVLRDVLVSELHPEMDRSIRALPHADKPSVLLVVGVNGTGKTTTVGKLARVLVADGRRVVLGAADTFRAAAADQLQTWASRVGAEVVRGPEGADPASVAFDAVSKGIANGADVVAIDTAGRLHTKTGLMDELGKVKRVVEKRAAVDEVLLVLDATIGQNSLPQARVFAEVVKITGVVLTKLDGTAKGGIVFRVQEELGVPVKLVGLGEGPDDLAPFEPGAFVDALLG
- a CDS encoding ammonium transporter; translation: MVLALPDEAFAAFDSGDTAWVLVSAALVLLMTPALAFFYGGLSRQKSVLNMMMMSFGALGVVSVIYVLWGYSMSFSSAHTGESDILGIFDNPFSLFGLSPLLESREIGGEELYPIGGFGSVPAIVWVAFQLTFAVITVALISGAVAERMKFATWLTFGGIWATLVYFPLAHMVWGGGLLSGAENGFASWLFGYNAEEGAANTAPIDFAGGTVVHINAGMAALVLALLVGKRVGFGSTAFRPHNIPFVMLGAALLWFGWFGFNAGSEGAADVLAGLVWVNTTAATAAAMLAWLAVERIRDGHATGVGAASGIVTGLVAITPACGSLSPIGSLILGAVAGVLSALAIGLKYKFGYDDSLDVVGVHLVAGLWGTVGVGFLATETGLFYGGGIQQLVVQVVIALVAVVFTGVMTAIIAFIVKPLGWRITREDEDTGIDETEHAETAYELV
- a CDS encoding P-II family nitrogen regulator, whose protein sequence is MKLITAIVKPFTLEDVKTGLEQTGILGMTVSEVQGYGRQKGHTEVYRGAEYSVDFVPKVRVEVIVDDSAVDKVVDVIVQAARTGKIGDGKVWVSPVDTVVRVRTGERGADAL